One part of the Leclercia sp. LSNIH1 genome encodes these proteins:
- the rhaM gene encoding L-rhamnose mutarotase gives MIRKAFVMQVNPDAHEEYERRHNPIWPELEAVLKDHGAHHYAIYLDKERHLLFATVEIESEERWNAVANTDVCQRWWKYMGEVMPANPDNSPVSTGLKEVFYLA, from the coding sequence ATGATCCGCAAAGCCTTTGTGATGCAGGTGAACCCTGACGCACACGAGGAGTATGAACGTCGCCACAACCCCATCTGGCCCGAGCTGGAAGCGGTGCTGAAAGACCACGGCGCCCACCATTACGCCATTTATCTCGATAAAGAACGTCACCTGCTGTTTGCCACGGTGGAGATCGAATCGGAAGAGCGCTGGAACGCGGTGGCGAATACCGATGTCTGCCAGCGCTGGTGGAAATATATGGGGGAGGTGATGCCCGCTAACCCGGACAACAGCCCGGTGAGCACCGGGCTGAAAGAGGTGTTTTACCTGGCCTGA